From Syntrophorhabdaceae bacterium, the proteins below share one genomic window:
- a CDS encoding Hsp20/alpha crystallin family protein → MPLTPWKSMWESRFPSMRDEMDRIFEDFFEKAGFPSLREGGWVPAVDVHETKKDVIVTIDIPAIDPKEISITIVEDRLMLKGERKTEEDCRDEDCYRSERVYGSFQRTIQLPAEVVGDKAKATYKDGVLKVKLPKSQKAVPKEIKIEIQNSGRG, encoded by the coding sequence ATGCCTTTAACGCCCTGGAAATCTATGTGGGAATCAAGATTTCCCTCAATGCGGGATGAGATGGACAGGATATTCGAAGATTTCTTTGAAAAAGCGGGCTTTCCTTCTCTCCGGGAGGGGGGATGGGTACCGGCTGTTGATGTACACGAGACGAAAAAGGATGTTATTGTCACCATCGATATCCCGGCGATTGATCCAAAAGAGATTTCAATAACGATCGTTGAAGACAGGTTAATGCTGAAAGGGGAGAGAAAGACAGAAGAAGATTGCAGGGATGAAGATTGTTACAGGTCTGAAAGGGTGTACGGATCATTTCAGAGAACCATTCAGCTCCCGGCTGAAGTTGTCGGAGACAAGGCAAAGGCGACATACAAGGACGGTGTGCTGAAAGTAAAGCTCCCGAAATCGCAGAAGGCAGTACCAAAGGAGATCAAGATAGAGATACAGAATAGCGGGAGAGGATGA